In Sideroxyarcus emersonii, one DNA window encodes the following:
- a CDS encoding SDR family oxidoreductase — translation MAAEYSRIAIVTGATSGIGEATARRFVANGYGVVGNGRNAAKLDALEQELGSAFAGVAGDAADGAVIERLFVAATERFGKTADIVVVNAGRGLGGSVKDADLARFEEVLKLNVTAALELLQKAAQRMLPEQQANYPKRAADIVIIGSVVGRHISPFSAVYGATKFAVHALAEGLRREVGPKGIRVSLVEPGIVISGFQDAAGYGEDLVHTFDERFGPLLQGSDVANAIHFIVTQPPHVHISDIMVRPTRQDYP, via the coding sequence ATGGCAGCGGAATATTCGCGTATCGCCATTGTCACCGGAGCGACTTCGGGTATCGGGGAGGCGACGGCAAGAAGATTTGTGGCGAATGGCTATGGCGTGGTCGGCAATGGCCGCAATGCGGCAAAACTGGATGCGCTCGAACAGGAGCTGGGCAGCGCATTTGCCGGGGTCGCAGGGGATGCGGCTGACGGCGCGGTGATTGAGCGGCTTTTCGTCGCGGCCACCGAAAGATTCGGGAAGACGGCGGATATCGTGGTTGTCAACGCCGGGCGCGGCCTGGGAGGTTCCGTCAAGGATGCCGATCTGGCCAGATTCGAGGAGGTGCTCAAGCTCAACGTGACAGCAGCTCTGGAGCTGTTGCAAAAGGCGGCACAGAGAATGCTGCCAGAGCAGCAGGCGAACTATCCGAAGCGGGCGGCCGATATCGTGATCATCGGTTCGGTGGTCGGCAGGCACATCTCGCCGTTCAGTGCGGTTTATGGTGCCACCAAATTCGCGGTGCATGCGCTGGCCGAAGGACTGCGTCGGGAAGTGGGGCCCAAAGGCATTCGCGTATCGCTGGTCGAACCCGGCATCGTGATCAGCGGGTTTCAGGATGCCGCCGGTTACGGCGAAGATCTTGTACACACCTTCGACGAGAGATTCGGGCCATTGCTGCAGGGGAGCGATGTGGCGAATGCGATCCATTTCATCGTCACCCAGCCACCGCATGTGCATATCAGCGACATCATGGTCAGGCCGACGCGGCAGGATTATCCCTGA